One part of the Planctomycetota bacterium genome encodes these proteins:
- a CDS encoding VWA domain-containing protein: MWGFTPAVWSFVYAGLAALSIPVIIHMLQSPTARIVDFPCIRFLKACQRKAVRRTRLKNILLMLLRMALILLIALGMAKCTRTREQTDVLPDAPVSMVIVLDNSYSMGYIDKGRSRFEQAREAAIGLLGTLKPGDEVIALLANEQVEPLLPDFTSDHERAKAALRQAKLSVLGTNLDPALREALRLANKASGAAAAAPKDAKEPAPKAPGDEKEKRRRREIHLLTDLQASAWEATLKSNFLKTVQTDATLYLTSYGHKGSPNCFIESVAVAGSGPEQCTVTAQVWAVGAGSPGGVATLSVNGKPVVQETFAVRPGAPVPVTLTTRLGGAGTYRCTVSLQEDALAIDDQHYFTAKIGERSKVLVVDGDPSAVAALGETFYLGNALSPATGLVTAPGDEGPAPVDARIITAAELPAAKLDDFRTLILCNVPALDGSDQVKIENFLREGGNLWVFLGGKVNAAHYNDWKFLPITLGQPVGDPTRRQAFEFGEQREGHPLFKTPLDLRSARFFLCVGANRASLKPGAAVLLSFTNGQPALVEGAFGKGKVLLFTSTADADWNNFPLRRAYLPWVHQVIYYLAGADVQGAAFRLREPVKFQALTAQYRERIVVTDPTGRRIVLPPPVLQGGYAECVFKETDLPGLYQVAADPAFTNSGGFGVNLDVKESVITMEDPDKIIAAAPSGMIRFVEGPKRDVVEEVKKSREEEKAWPTLFKLALLLFVLESFFGNLLSRAAKAGGMKLPLFEVLRQRNPGVAQ, encoded by the coding sequence ATGTGGGGCTTCACGCCCGCCGTCTGGAGTTTCGTGTATGCGGGGCTCGCCGCGCTCAGCATCCCCGTCATCATCCACATGCTCCAGAGCCCGACGGCCCGGATCGTGGACTTCCCCTGCATCCGCTTCCTCAAAGCCTGCCAGCGCAAAGCCGTCCGCCGCACCCGCCTCAAGAACATCCTCCTCATGCTTCTGCGCATGGCTCTCATCCTTCTCATCGCCCTCGGCATGGCCAAGTGCACCCGCACCAGGGAGCAGACCGACGTGCTCCCCGACGCCCCGGTCTCGATGGTCATCGTGCTCGACAACTCCTACTCGATGGGCTACATAGACAAGGGCCGGAGCCGCTTCGAACAGGCCCGCGAGGCCGCCATCGGCCTCCTCGGCACCCTGAAGCCCGGCGACGAGGTGATCGCGCTGCTCGCCAACGAGCAGGTCGAGCCGCTCCTGCCCGACTTCACGTCCGACCACGAACGCGCCAAGGCGGCCCTGCGGCAGGCCAAGCTCTCCGTGCTCGGCACCAACCTCGACCCCGCGCTGCGCGAGGCCCTGCGCCTGGCCAACAAGGCCAGCGGGGCGGCCGCCGCCGCGCCCAAGGACGCCAAGGAGCCGGCGCCCAAGGCCCCCGGCGACGAGAAGGAGAAGCGCCGCCGCCGCGAGATCCACCTCCTCACCGACCTCCAGGCCTCCGCCTGGGAAGCCACCCTCAAGAGCAACTTCCTCAAGACCGTGCAGACCGATGCCACGCTCTACCTCACCAGCTACGGCCACAAGGGCTCGCCCAACTGCTTCATCGAATCGGTCGCCGTCGCCGGCTCCGGCCCCGAGCAGTGCACCGTCACCGCACAAGTGTGGGCCGTGGGCGCCGGCTCGCCGGGCGGCGTCGCCACCCTCAGCGTCAACGGCAAGCCCGTGGTCCAGGAGACCTTCGCCGTCCGCCCCGGCGCCCCCGTGCCGGTCACCCTCACCACGCGCCTGGGCGGCGCCGGCACCTATCGCTGCACCGTGAGCCTCCAGGAGGACGCCCTGGCGATTGACGACCAGCACTACTTCACCGCCAAGATCGGCGAGCGCTCGAAGGTGCTCGTGGTGGACGGCGACCCCTCGGCTGTGGCTGCCCTGGGCGAGACCTTCTATCTGGGCAACGCCCTGAGCCCGGCGACCGGCCTCGTGACGGCCCCAGGCGACGAAGGCCCCGCGCCGGTGGACGCCCGCATCATCACCGCCGCCGAGCTGCCGGCCGCCAAGCTCGACGACTTCCGCACCCTCATCCTGTGCAACGTGCCCGCGCTCGACGGCTCCGACCAGGTGAAGATCGAAAACTTCCTCCGCGAGGGCGGCAACCTCTGGGTCTTCCTCGGCGGCAAGGTCAACGCCGCGCACTATAACGACTGGAAGTTCCTCCCCATCACCCTCGGCCAGCCCGTCGGCGACCCGACCAGGCGCCAAGCCTTCGAGTTCGGCGAGCAGCGCGAAGGGCACCCTCTCTTCAAGACCCCCCTCGATCTCCGCTCGGCCCGCTTCTTCCTGTGCGTGGGCGCGAACCGCGCCTCGCTCAAGCCCGGCGCCGCCGTCCTGCTCTCGTTCACCAACGGCCAGCCCGCCCTGGTCGAGGGCGCGTTCGGCAAAGGCAAGGTCCTGCTCTTCACCAGCACGGCCGACGCCGACTGGAACAACTTCCCCCTCCGCCGCGCCTACCTGCCCTGGGTGCACCAGGTGATCTACTACCTCGCCGGCGCCGACGTCCAGGGCGCCGCCTTCCGCCTCCGCGAGCCGGTCAAGTTCCAGGCCCTCACCGCCCAGTACCGCGAGCGCATCGTGGTCACCGACCCCACCGGCCGCCGCATCGTGCTGCCGCCGCCCGTGCTCCAGGGCGGCTACGCCGAGTGCGTGTTCAAGGAGACCGATCTGCCCGGCCTCTACCAGGTTGCCGCCGATCCCGCCTTCACGAATAGCGGCGGCTTCGGCGTCAACCTCGACGTCAAGGAATCCGTCATCACGATGGAGGACCCCGACAAGATCATCGCGGCCGCGCCCTCGGGCATGATCCGCTTTGTCGAGGGGCCCAAGCGCGACGTCGTCGAGGAGGTCAAGAAGTCGCGCGAGGAGGAGAAGGCCTGGCCCACCCTCTTCAAGCTGGCCCTCCTCCTCTTCGTCCTCGAGTCCTTCTTCGGCAACCTCCTGAGCCGCGCGGCCAAGGCCGGCGGCATGAAGCTCCCGCTCTTCGAGGTCCTGCGCCAGCGCAACCCCGGCGTGGCCCAGTGA
- a CDS encoding DUF58 domain-containing protein, with translation MRTAKADSSRFLDPDALRQLQHCSVTSRALVEGAMTGSHRSPYKGLSTEFADHRQYVKGDDLKRLDWRVYARTERYYIKRYEESTNLKAYILVDTSASMAYRSNGVSKYDYACHLAAGLAYVVIKQADCAGMVLFGEKIEDYFPPRSSLTHLRAMLDALARVTPQKRTNTAVALHGMAELIKRRGLIVVISDLMDEPEAVIKGLAHFRQKRHDVVVLHVLDNDELNFPFEKVSTFRDMETAEKIRIAPKDLKDDYAKELDAFINQYKRACYENNIDYVTINTHTPHATFLSAYLSRREKVR, from the coding sequence ATGCGAACCGCGAAGGCCGATAGCTCCAGGTTCCTCGACCCCGATGCGCTGCGCCAGCTCCAGCACTGCTCGGTGACCTCGCGCGCGCTCGTCGAGGGCGCCATGACCGGCTCCCACCGCAGCCCCTACAAGGGCCTCTCCACCGAGTTCGCCGACCACCGCCAGTACGTCAAGGGCGACGACCTCAAACGCCTCGACTGGCGCGTCTACGCCCGCACCGAGCGCTACTACATCAAGCGCTACGAGGAGAGCACCAACCTCAAGGCCTACATCCTCGTAGACACCTCGGCCTCCATGGCCTACCGCTCGAACGGCGTGTCGAAGTACGACTACGCCTGCCACCTGGCCGCCGGCCTGGCCTACGTGGTGATCAAGCAGGCCGACTGCGCCGGCATGGTCCTCTTCGGCGAGAAGATCGAGGACTACTTCCCGCCCCGCTCGTCCCTCACCCACCTGCGGGCCATGCTCGACGCCCTGGCCCGCGTGACGCCGCAGAAGCGCACCAACACCGCCGTCGCGCTCCACGGCATGGCCGAGCTGATCAAGCGGCGCGGCCTCATCGTCGTCATCTCCGACCTCATGGACGAGCCCGAGGCCGTCATCAAGGGCCTCGCCCACTTCCGCCAGAAGCGCCACGACGTCGTCGTGCTCCACGTGCTCGACAACGACGAACTCAACTTCCCCTTCGAGAAGGTCTCCACCTTCCGCGACATGGAGACCGCCGAGAAGATCCGCATCGCGCCCAAGGACCTCAAGGACGACTATGCGAAGGAACTCGACGCCTTCATCAACCAGTACAAGCGCGCCTGCTACGAGAACAACATTGACTACGTGACGATCAACACCCACACCCCGCACGCGACCTTCCTGAGCGCATACCTGAGCCGAAGGGAGAAGGTCAGATGA